In Streptomyces sp. NBC_00433, a single genomic region encodes these proteins:
- a CDS encoding VOC family protein produces the protein MTGRQPAHDDQRAAHAAGGTTPSAGGQGASGTEDVARGAPCWVSLTTRDLAASEKFYGTVLGWEFRSTTLGERFAVAVTDGRPLATIGAVAADMQVAVNWTPFFAVTQADEATARIRERSATVALGPVSFASGRAVLAADRDGAVFGVWDGRLPGGWQSWHDRGPVVVRLRTRDAFEAAIFYGGVLEWGDEGDGCCSVSYEYERAEVVVRNRGEVVARISSGAVEAAPDPAIRPHWAVHFAVDDVTARVDAARELGGTVIATGTAPAGPWADLRDPDGGLFTLISR, from the coding sequence ATGACCGGGCGGCAGCCGGCCCATGACGACCAGCGCGCGGCACACGCGGCCGGCGGGACGACCCCGTCCGCCGGCGGCCAGGGCGCGAGCGGCACGGAGGACGTGGCGCGCGGCGCCCCCTGCTGGGTGAGCCTGACGACACGGGACCTGGCGGCCTCGGAGAAGTTCTACGGCACCGTTCTGGGCTGGGAATTCCGCTCCACGACCCTCGGCGAGCGCTTCGCCGTCGCGGTGACCGACGGCCGCCCGCTCGCCACGATCGGCGCGGTCGCCGCCGACATGCAGGTCGCGGTCAACTGGACACCCTTCTTCGCGGTCACCCAGGCCGACGAGGCGACCGCCAGGATCCGCGAGCGCAGCGCCACCGTGGCGCTCGGCCCGGTGTCCTTCGCGTCGGGCCGCGCGGTGCTGGCCGCCGACCGCGACGGCGCGGTCTTCGGCGTGTGGGACGGCAGGCTGCCCGGCGGCTGGCAGTCCTGGCACGACCGCGGCCCGGTCGTCGTCCGCCTGCGCACCAGGGATGCCTTCGAGGCGGCGATCTTCTACGGCGGCGTCCTGGAGTGGGGCGACGAGGGCGACGGCTGCTGCAGCGTGTCCTACGAGTACGAGCGGGCCGAGGTCGTCGTCCGCAACCGCGGCGAAGTGGTGGCCAGGATCTCCTCGGGCGCGGTCGAGGCCGCACCCGACCCGGCGATCCGCCCGCACTGGGCCGTCCACTTCGCGGTCGACGACGTCACGGCGCGGGTCGACGCCGCCCGCGAGCTGGGCGGCACGGTGATCGCCACGGGCACGGCCCCGGCCGGCCCGTGGGCCGACCTGCGGGACCCCGACGGCGGCCTTTTCACCCTGATCTCCCGGTAG
- a CDS encoding beta-glucanase, producing the protein MLDRPTAAVVFDAPFTDRTAWAVGRTSAYPEDGRNPDDNKLDVIGPGYGPTADGVFTARRARGGDWHTALVSTEYAPGGFELLPDDELTATCVVHDVQGAWPALWTWGRDKGGRPQPGHGEVDAFEYHPTHPGLLELTNHVRPAAHYAEGAVTAGRPFALRVVFGTASVEWYADGRLLYADHRGVGPHWRAWPIVCVSVAAGRYGHLPPRPGTAELHWQCTALTVRRAPAASGRAGDTSGVRDQDHPA; encoded by the coding sequence ATGCTTGACCGCCCCACCGCCGCTGTGGTCTTCGACGCGCCCTTCACCGACCGCACCGCCTGGGCGGTCGGCCGGACCTCCGCCTATCCCGAGGACGGGCGGAATCCGGACGACAACAAGCTGGACGTGATCGGTCCGGGCTACGGCCCCACCGCCGACGGTGTCTTCACCGCCCGCCGCGCCCGCGGCGGTGACTGGCACACCGCACTGGTCTCCACCGAATACGCCCCCGGCGGCTTCGAGCTGCTGCCGGACGACGAGCTGACCGCGACCTGCGTCGTCCACGACGTCCAGGGCGCCTGGCCCGCGCTGTGGACGTGGGGCCGCGACAAGGGCGGGCGCCCGCAGCCCGGCCACGGCGAGGTCGACGCCTTCGAATACCACCCGACCCACCCCGGCCTGCTCGAACTGACCAACCATGTCCGCCCGGCCGCCCACTATGCCGAGGGCGCCGTCACCGCGGGCCGCCCGTTCGCGCTGCGCGTGGTCTTCGGCACCGCCAGCGTCGAGTGGTACGCCGACGGCCGGCTGCTCTACGCCGACCACCGGGGCGTCGGCCCGCACTGGCGTGCCTGGCCCATCGTCTGCGTCAGCGTCGCCGCCGGCCGCTACGGGCACCTGCCGCCCCGCCCCGGCACCGCCGAGCTGCACTGGCAGTGCACGGCGCTGACCGTGCGCCGAGCCCCCGCCGCGAGCGGCCGCGCAGGGGACACGAGCGGCGTAAGAGATCAGGATCACCCGGCATGA
- the rpmG gene encoding 50S ribosomal protein L33: MARSELRPVVKLRSTAGTGHTYVTRKNRRNDPDRLTLLKYDPVARRHVLFREER, from the coding sequence ATGGCCCGCAGTGAACTGCGCCCCGTCGTGAAGCTCCGCTCCACCGCCGGCACCGGTCACACGTATGTGACCCGCAAGAACCGGCGCAACGACCCGGACCGGCTGACGCTGCTCAAGTACGACCCCGTCGCCCGCAGGCACGTGCTCTTCCGCGAAGAGCGCTGA
- a CDS encoding type B 50S ribosomal protein L31, translating into MKHGIHPTSRPVVFRDKAGDLAFLTRSTATSDRSVEWTDGDTYPVVDVEISSASHPFYTGRARELDTAGRVERFRRRYGRSAG; encoded by the coding sequence ATGAAGCACGGCATCCACCCCACGTCCCGCCCGGTGGTCTTCCGCGACAAGGCCGGCGACCTCGCCTTCCTGACCCGCTCCACCGCCACGAGCGACCGCAGCGTCGAATGGACGGACGGCGACACCTACCCTGTCGTCGACGTGGAAATCTCCTCGGCCAGCCACCCCTTCTACACGGGCAGGGCCCGTGAGCTGGACACCGCCGGCCGCGTCGAGCGCTTCCGCCGCCGTTACGGCCGCAGCGCCGGCTGA
- a CDS encoding aldo/keto reductase has translation MEYRNLGRSGCAVSALCLGTMTFGAESDEKTAFAQLDRFVEAGGTFIDTADVYSAGRSEEIVGRWLADRPADITDQVVIATKGRFPMGSGPNDAGLSRRHLDRALTASLRRLGVDSIDLYQVHSWDPLTPVEETLRFLDDAVRQGRIHYVGLSNYTGWQLQKAVDTADFRGLARPVTLQPQYSLLSREIEWEITPACESEGLGLLPWSPLGGGWLTGKYRRDTRPTGATRLGENPDRGVEAYDRRAAMARTWAVVDEVQAVAEESGATMAQVALAWLLDRPAVTSVILGARTVEQLDDNLGSAGLRLTAEQTARLDRASDPGAADYPYGVPGVDQRSRRIEGGR, from the coding sequence GTGGAGTACCGCAACCTCGGCCGCAGCGGATGCGCTGTCTCCGCCCTGTGCCTCGGCACCATGACCTTCGGTGCCGAGTCCGACGAGAAGACCGCCTTCGCCCAGCTCGACCGCTTCGTGGAGGCCGGCGGCACCTTCATCGACACCGCCGACGTCTACAGCGCGGGCCGCTCCGAGGAGATCGTCGGCCGCTGGCTCGCCGACCGCCCGGCCGACATCACCGACCAGGTGGTCATCGCCACCAAGGGCCGCTTCCCGATGGGCTCGGGCCCCAACGACGCCGGCCTGTCCCGGCGGCACCTCGACCGCGCCCTGACCGCCTCGCTGCGACGCCTCGGCGTCGACTCGATCGACCTCTACCAGGTGCACTCCTGGGACCCGCTGACCCCGGTCGAGGAGACGCTGCGCTTCCTGGACGACGCGGTCCGGCAGGGCCGTATCCACTACGTGGGCCTGTCGAACTACACCGGTTGGCAGCTCCAGAAGGCCGTCGACACCGCCGACTTCCGCGGCCTGGCCCGCCCGGTCACCCTCCAGCCGCAGTACAGCCTGCTCAGCCGGGAGATCGAGTGGGAGATCACCCCGGCGTGCGAGTCCGAGGGCCTGGGCCTGCTGCCCTGGAGCCCGCTCGGCGGCGGCTGGCTCACCGGCAAATACCGCCGCGACACGCGGCCCACCGGTGCCACCCGCCTCGGCGAGAACCCCGACCGCGGTGTGGAGGCCTACGACCGGCGGGCCGCCATGGCACGCACCTGGGCCGTGGTGGACGAGGTCCAGGCGGTCGCGGAGGAGTCCGGCGCCACGATGGCGCAGGTCGCGCTGGCCTGGCTGCTCGACCGCCCGGCGGTCACCTCCGTCATCCTCGGCGCCCGCACCGTCGAGCAGCTCGACGACAACCTCGGCTCGGCCGGCCTGCGGCTGACCGCCGAGCAGACGGCCAGGCTGGACCGCGCCAGCGACCCGGGCGCCGCGGACTACCCGTACGGGGTCCCCGGGGTCGACCAGCGCTCCCGGCGCATCGAGGGCGGCCGCTGA